In the uncultured Methanobacterium sp. genome, one interval contains:
- a CDS encoding nucleotidyltransferase domain-containing protein: protein MLTKLFTSNTRSKIITIFMLNPDDELYVREITKKINENINSVRRELSNLEDMGLLISRKAGNLKYFRLNKDFYLYSELYSMVMKTEGVARLLKDIEKWGPINLAFIYGSFASQKADPNSDIDLCIVGSIDEANFIRELNSLEKKLSREINYIKLSNEEFQEKIDKKDPFIMEILREPKIMIVGELDFK from the coding sequence ATGTTAACTAAGCTTTTCACATCAAACACCAGGAGTAAAATTATCACCATTTTTATGTTAAATCCCGATGATGAGCTGTATGTCCGGGAAATTACCAAGAAAATTAATGAAAACATAAATTCAGTCAGGAGAGAACTGTCTAACCTGGAGGATATGGGTCTTTTAATAAGTAGAAAAGCAGGGAATCTTAAATATTTCAGGTTGAATAAGGATTTTTATCTTTACAGTGAACTTTACAGCATGGTGATGAAAACTGAAGGTGTTGCCAGATTATTAAAGGATATTGAAAAATGGGGTCCCATCAATTTAGCTTTTATCTATGGATCTTTTGCATCCCAAAAGGCAGACCCGAATAGTGATATTGACCTTTGCATAGTGGGATCTATTGATGAAGCCAATTTTATCCGTGAATTAAACTCTTTAGAAAAAAAACTGTCTCGTGAAATAAATTACATCAAATTATCCAATGAAGAATTCCAGGAAAAAATTGATAAAAAGGATCCCTTTATTATGGAAATACTCCGTGAACCAAAAATCATGATAGTGGGTGAATTGGATTTTAAGTAA